TGACTGCCGGGAGGCCGAGGCGCTCGGCGACCATGGTGGGGACGACGCCCATGGTGCCGTCGGTCGAGCTCATGCCGAAGAACACGAGGTCGTACTCGAGGGTGCCCAGGGCCTTGGCGAGGATGAGGGACGTCGCGACGGCGTCGGAGCCGGCGATGTCGTCGTCCTCGACGTGGACGCCCTTGTCGGCGCCCATCTGGAGAGCCTTGCGGACGGCGTCGGCAGCGTCGGCCGGGCCGACCGTCAGGACGGTCACCTCGCCGTCGTTCTCCTCCGCGACCTGCAGGGCCTGCTCGACGGCGTACTCGTCGAGCTCGGAGAGCAGTCCGTCGACGCCTTCGCGATCAACGGTGCTGTCCGACGAGTCAAAGGACCGGTCCGCCGTAGCGTCCGGTACGTACTTCACACAGACGACGATGTTCATGGCCTTCTCGGCCCCTCCTGTGGAATCGACTTCCGTACACGGCGCTCGCACGGGACGCGCGTCGCGGCAGCCGAGGGCGGCTGCGAGTGTGCCGGGATCGTGGACGATCCCGCTACCGCCACGTTACCGACAGGTAACCTTGCTGACGAGATCGAGACGGGTGGCGTGGGTCACACGGCTTCGCCGTCACACTCCCCGAGAGTAGGGCACGCCCCGAGACGCCTTCTCGCCCGGTCCGTTCTTCGGCCAACCGGTCATTACGGACGAGGCGGCCGCGACAGTCCTCGTCGGGGTCGCAGTCGCGGTAGCGTGACGGTCACCCGGCCCGCCAGGAGGCGCGTGATGTCGTACCAGCAACCCCCGATGGGACAGCCCGACCCTGACCGTCAGCCCGAGTCGGCTGCTCCGAGCGGCCTCTCGATCGATGC
Above is a genomic segment from Mumia sp. Pv4-285 containing:
- a CDS encoding electron transfer flavoprotein subunit beta/FixA family protein; the protein is MNIVVCVKYVPDATADRSFDSSDSTVDREGVDGLLSELDEYAVEQALQVAEENDGEVTVLTVGPADAADAVRKALQMGADKGVHVEDDDIAGSDAVATSLILAKALGTLEYDLVFFGMSSTDGTMGVVPTMVAERLGLPAVTYGSEITVDGSTVTVRRDGDVATETITATAPAVVSVTDQSGEPRYPSFKGIMAAKKKPVEDLTLSDLGIDASEVGLDAAWTKVLSFSPRPPRSAGEIVTDEGDGGVKLAEFLASKKFV